In Aliiroseovarius pelagivivens, a single window of DNA contains:
- a CDS encoding 3-methyl-2-oxobutanoate hydroxymethyltransferase: protein MKPMYTYGAQPTQRMLTVKDLQDNRGIRKHTMATAVSRDEAEACALAGIDTISCDYDDYDAVRAGAPHSLIITALPPTQFATQDEIMSAALSVMERGSDALYTSRGLRTVEMLAHEGFSVMSHIGNLPRHSTKYGGLKAVGKTAQSAREVLERFRRLEDAGAFGVEVELIAGRTMEEIAKRTNLVTFSIGAGSAGDVIFLFTCDICGETEKLPRHAKAYGDLRPLLDAVQTERVRALSAFRSDVENGAFPGPEHAAKVSDDELFAFLKDIS from the coding sequence ATGAAACCTATGTACACCTATGGCGCACAGCCAACCCAACGCATGCTGACCGTCAAGGATCTGCAGGACAATCGCGGCATCCGAAAACACACGATGGCCACTGCTGTAAGCCGGGATGAAGCCGAAGCCTGTGCCTTGGCCGGGATTGATACCATTTCCTGCGACTACGACGACTACGATGCCGTGCGCGCAGGCGCCCCCCATTCGTTGATCATCACGGCGTTGCCGCCCACGCAATTCGCGACGCAGGACGAGATCATGAGCGCCGCACTGTCTGTGATGGAACGTGGGAGCGATGCGCTTTATACCAGCCGCGGTCTGAGAACAGTCGAGATGCTGGCCCATGAGGGCTTTTCGGTGATGAGTCACATTGGCAACCTGCCACGCCATTCAACGAAATACGGGGGCCTCAAAGCGGTTGGCAAAACGGCACAGAGTGCCCGTGAGGTTCTGGAACGGTTCCGACGGCTGGAAGACGCAGGCGCATTCGGCGTCGAGGTCGAGTTGATCGCCGGGCGCACGATGGAAGAAATTGCGAAACGGACCAATCTTGTCACGTTCTCGATTGGGGCGGGATCCGCAGGCGACGTGATCTTCCTTTTCACCTGCGACATTTGCGGCGAAACCGAGAAACTGCCCCGCCATGCAAAGGCCTACGGAGACCTTCGTCCGCTTCTGGACGCCGTCCAGACAGAACGCGTCCGCGCGCTCTCCGCCTTCCGCTCAGATGTGGAGAACGGCGCGTTTCCCGGACCGGAGCACGCGGCGAAAGTGTCGGATGACGAGTTGTTCGCCTTTCTCAAAGATATTTCCTGA
- a CDS encoding aromatic ring-hydroxylating oxygenase subunit alpha encodes MHQLKTSVFLCPNPALCLVAIYHIGQEEPFMSVVNAIRGSEIAPDPAGREDTLAARYYVDQSVMDTEIRDLFYNSWQFVCHESEVANPGDYFAFTLHGQDFFLVRTSEGDLKGFHNVCPHRGHRLVEGQGSKSRVTCPYHAWTFTLEGKLRGARGVNRASEASRDRKNLLPVRVDQIVGFVFINADLDAESLAEFAPGLEQQMLGACPDLPDYVISAGSDEFGHTYLCNANWKVMLDNFLECYHCQMAHPEFNEMMAIPDSKFTMFRNFTYQNAPTKRKAENRAFPLDLEHDVLVGEFWWMFPNITFGRFPGVQNFYVSRFDPLEPGKTSRYTVTLAPRVPTDPGASVRDRLRSEWTNNVVAVEDKDLCEGVQQGMSQRAFRHGWYVTDPDDHGVSEHAMRHFHDLYRAWADKSLDPRS; translated from the coding sequence ATGCATCAACTCAAGACCAGTGTCTTTCTTTGCCCCAATCCCGCATTGTGCCTGGTAGCCATCTACCACATTGGTCAAGAGGAGCCCTTCATGTCTGTGGTCAACGCCATTCGAGGAAGCGAAATCGCACCGGATCCTGCAGGCCGGGAAGACACTCTCGCCGCGCGCTACTATGTCGACCAAAGCGTCATGGATACTGAGATCCGCGACCTTTTCTACAACTCCTGGCAGTTCGTATGTCATGAGAGCGAGGTCGCCAACCCCGGCGATTACTTTGCCTTTACCTTGCATGGGCAGGACTTCTTCCTTGTGCGCACGTCAGAGGGGGATTTGAAGGGCTTTCACAATGTATGCCCGCACCGCGGACACCGGCTTGTTGAGGGACAAGGCAGCAAGTCCCGCGTCACGTGTCCCTACCACGCCTGGACCTTCACGCTTGAGGGGAAGTTGCGCGGCGCAAGGGGCGTGAACCGGGCATCCGAGGCCAGCCGGGATCGAAAAAATCTTCTACCCGTGCGCGTGGATCAGATCGTGGGCTTTGTCTTCATCAATGCCGATCTCGATGCCGAAAGCCTTGCGGAATTCGCGCCTGGGCTTGAGCAACAAATGCTGGGGGCCTGCCCCGATCTGCCGGATTATGTGATCAGCGCCGGCAGCGATGAGTTTGGCCACACCTATCTCTGCAACGCCAACTGGAAGGTGATGCTGGACAATTTTCTGGAGTGCTATCACTGCCAGATGGCGCATCCCGAGTTCAACGAAATGATGGCGATCCCTGACAGCAAGTTCACCATGTTCAGGAATTTCACCTACCAGAACGCGCCAACAAAGCGGAAAGCTGAAAACCGGGCCTTTCCGCTCGATTTAGAGCATGACGTTCTGGTCGGCGAGTTTTGGTGGATGTTCCCCAATATCACCTTTGGCCGGTTTCCGGGCGTACAGAACTTCTATGTCTCGCGCTTCGATCCGCTGGAACCGGGGAAGACGTCACGCTACACGGTGACCCTTGCGCCGCGTGTGCCAACCGATCCGGGCGCGTCCGTGCGGGATCGCTTGCGCTCTGAATGGACAAACAATGTTGTGGCCGTCGAAGACAAGGACCTTTGCGAAGGCGTGCAACAGGGAATGTCGCAGCGGGCATTCCGCCATGGCTGGTATGTCACAGACCCCGATGATCACGGCGTCTCCGAGCACGCGATGCGCCATTTCCATGACCTCTACAGAGCCTGGGCCGACAAATCGCTCGATCCTCGCAGCTGA
- a CDS encoding LysR family transcriptional regulator, translated as MESSKRPTTGSLNSLLVLEVAVRHASLSRAAEELGLSQPAVSRHIATLEGRLGQALFRRNNNQITPTQSAVRMAEAIRLGYGHVDQVWKEVAAHSERAEVILACTYGFADQWLMPKFTDLRDSLDGARVRVVTTDQLGDIDLSRVDAAVVWDTARFPNRPFIPLIKSEIFPICSPSFLQAYPEVEADIRSLPPELFLHFDVGGSGFMTWPKWFALAKLKPPQFASSAEFDAYPFLLQSVQRGDGIALGWHGLVDEALSRGEILRLGPSVSDRDVSYFLQHRPFQGESRALKQTVTWFQNAASM; from the coding sequence ATGGAATCATCGAAACGACCAACCACTGGTTCGCTGAACTCACTCCTCGTTCTTGAAGTTGCGGTCCGCCATGCAAGCCTGTCGCGCGCCGCTGAAGAACTGGGTTTAAGCCAACCCGCGGTTTCGCGGCATATCGCGACACTCGAAGGTCGGCTCGGGCAAGCGCTGTTTCGGCGAAACAACAACCAGATTACCCCAACGCAAAGCGCCGTGCGGATGGCGGAGGCAATCAGGCTCGGCTACGGACATGTGGATCAGGTCTGGAAAGAAGTCGCTGCCCATTCCGAACGCGCAGAGGTAATCCTTGCATGCACATATGGTTTTGCCGACCAATGGTTGATGCCCAAGTTTACGGACCTGAGAGATTCTCTGGATGGGGCACGGGTTCGCGTTGTCACGACGGACCAGCTTGGAGACATCGATCTCAGCCGCGTGGATGCCGCCGTGGTCTGGGACACCGCGCGCTTTCCGAACAGACCCTTCATCCCCTTGATCAAGTCGGAGATTTTCCCGATTTGCAGCCCGAGCTTTCTGCAGGCCTATCCCGAGGTCGAAGCTGACATTCGAAGCCTGCCGCCAGAACTCTTCCTGCATTTCGATGTCGGAGGTTCAGGCTTCATGACCTGGCCAAAGTGGTTCGCGCTCGCCAAGCTGAAACCACCGCAGTTTGCCTCCTCGGCGGAATTCGATGCTTACCCGTTTCTTCTGCAGTCAGTCCAGCGAGGGGACGGCATCGCCCTGGGGTGGCACGGACTTGTAGATGAAGCTCTGTCCAGAGGTGAGATCCTACGTCTCGGCCCGAGCGTATCGGATCGCGACGTGTCCTACTTCCTTCAACACCGCCCCTTCCAGGGCGAAAGTCGCGCGCTTAAGCAAACGGTCACTTGGTTCCAGAACGCAGCATCCATGTAG